A single Scleropages formosus chromosome 4, fSclFor1.1, whole genome shotgun sequence DNA region contains:
- the ccna1 gene encoding cyclin-A1 produces MSYGNLIPAASFGQEKEAPQEIPGPGSESDTSRLQAASRVNPRTALGVLTENLLHNGRARATVLPVVLHSKPKPASENVFPSSHMITVPNKFSSPGLSISGEDGTEISLSASGGMVADYHLEEDMTALRHKDFRLFLDLSSSSCKDTSMQSQPDDPVGSHDIFAVDEYSEDIYIYLRRSEVKHRPKPGYMLRQPDITNCMRVILVDWLVEVGQEYNLSAETLYLAVNYLDRFLSCMSVLRGKLQLVGTAAMIIAAKYEEIYPPDTEDFAYVTDNSYTKKQLLQMEQLLLKVLAFDLAVPTAHQFLKQFLTVESVCSRTENLALYLAELSLLEVDPFLRYSPSKVAAAAYCLGNYTMNRMIWPVSLHDFTGYTLAEIAPCLKDLYKMYWSASSRPQQAIQEKYKASKYCSVSLVPPPASIPFR; encoded by the exons ATGAGTTACGGCAACCTTATTCCCGCTGCAAGCTTCGGCCAGGAGAAGGAGGCTCCGCAGGAGATCCCCGGTCCCGGATCGGAGTCGGACACGTCTCGACTGCAGGCGGCTTCAAGAGTCAATCCGCGAACGGCTCTGGGCGTCCTGACCGAGAACCTTCTGCACAACGGCCGTGCGCGTGCCACCGTTCTGCCG gttgtTCTCCACTCAAAACCCAAACcagcttctgaaaatgtgttccCTTCGAGCCATATGATTACTGTGCCCAACAAGTTCTCCAGTCCCGGTTTGAGCATCTCTGGGGAGGACGGAACTGAGATCTCCCTGTCGGCTTCTGGCGGTATGGTGGCAGACTATCATCTCGAAGAAGACATGACCGCTTTGCGGCACAAAGACTTCCGTCTCTTCCTGGACCTCAGTTCTA GCTCCTGTAAAGACACATCCATGCAGTCCCAGCCTGATGACCCTGTGGGTTCCCATGATATCTTTGCCGTGGATGAATACTCTGAAGACATCTATATCTACTTGCGGCGGAGTGAG GTAAAGCATAGACCCAAGCCTGGGTACATGCTGAGGCAACCAGACATCACCAACTGCATGAGGGTCATCCTAGTGGACTGGCTTGTTGAAGTTGGCCAAGAATATAATCTCTCGGCAGAGACCCTCTACTTGGCTGTAAACTACTTGGACCGCTTTCTGTCCTGTATGTCGGTCCTTAGAGGCAAGCTTCAACTTGTGGGAACTGCGGCTATGATCATTGCTGC GAAATATGAAGAAATCTATCCACCAGATACGGAGGACTTCGCATACGTTACTGACAACAGTTATACAAAGAAGCAGCTTCTACAGATGGAACAGCTTTTACTCAAAGTCCTGGCCTTTGATCTGGCAGTGCCCACAGCTCACCAGTTCCTGAAGCAGTTTCTCACTGTAGAGTCTGTTTGcagcagaacagagaaccttGCTCTG TATTTGGCAGAACTGAGCCTGCTGGAAGTTGATCCTTTCCTGCGGTACTCGCCATCGAAGGTGGCTGCAGCAGCCTATTGCCTGGGGAACTATACCATGAACAGGATGATCTGG CCTGTATCGCTGCATGACTTTACTGGCTACACTCTCGCAGAAATTGCCCCTTGTCTGAAAGATCTCTACAAGATGTACTGGAGTGCCAGCAGTAGGCCCCAACAGGCCATCCAAGAAAAGTACAAGGCTTCCAA GTATTGCAGTGTGTCCCTGGTCCCTCCACCAGCATCCATTCCCTTCCGCTGA